In the genome of Sinorhizobium chiapasense, the window AATCGCTACGCCGCCGGGATTGGCGAGCGTCTCGAGGCGGGCAGCCACGTTGACCCCATCGCCGTAGAGGTCGCTGTCCTCGACCATGATGTCGCCCAGGTTGACACCGACGCGGAGAACGATGGCCCGGTTTTCCGGCATGTCTCTGTTGGCGGCCGCCATCGCCTGCTGAAGGGCCGCGGCGCACTCGACGGCGTTGACGGCGCTAGCGAATTCGACAAACACGCCGTCGCCGGTCCGCTTGAAGACGCGGCCCTGATGGATTGCGACGAGCGGCTCCAGCACCTCTTTCCACCGCGCCATGAGCAGCGTGTGGGTGCCTTTCTCGTCCCGCCCCATGAGCCGGCTGTAACCGACCACGTCAGCGGCCAAAATGGCAGCAAGCCGGCGTTTGATGGATTCGTTGGCCATATCCACTGGCGCCTTCCTAGCACCCGTTGGTCAAATTTTACTGGCGTCTTGCTTCCATGTCTATTTGGCTTGAGGCTGGCCTTGGTCGGCAACCAACATTAGTGCACAAACGTCCGCTTGTGCGGCGCGCTATCCCCGTTGAAGGGACGGACGGGAACTTCCGCTCTCCAACCGAGCCGGTCCTTCGACGTGGTTCTAGTGAAGCTGAGCGGATGCGCTCGTCACCTCAAATGCGCCGGAACCAGACCCTGCGTCGAGCAGAGCTCAGCTTTGCGCCAAAAGTCCCTGCACCAACGCTTGCCATTCCTCATCAAGCGTTAAGATTGACGGCGGGGCGCCACAGCGGCGATACCAATATTCTGCGTTCGATTGATCGCCTTCCTTGCGATGGAGGTAGGCATGCACACGCATGTTCGCCGCATCGTCGTGCTCCTGCGCGCGCTCGTGCGCCTTTTTCCAATTGCCCTTCGCATCCCACCACAGCGCCTGCAGGGCAGAGCTTAAGCCGGCGGGCGGCTGTGGCTTCGCAATCGAATCTCTGAAGGTCTGCAAATCCAATTTAGCCACCGGGTGAAATCCAGGACGCCGATAATACCCGCGCCAGCGGCCGAGCGGTAGCGTGCATCGGGCGATATCCGGAATGACCGCATCGGTCGAGAGCGGAGGCTGGCCGTTTCCGGGATAACTCCCGCTTTTGGCGCAAAGCAGCAAGTCGGCCGACACGCGCTGGCGTTCTGATTGCAGTCATCAGGCCTACTGGACGTCGTGATCACGAGCGCTACGTTGATGCCGCATGTGTAACGATTATGAGCAGCACATCAGATATGCCGAATACTGCAAGATGATGCAGGACCTCGCGCTCGACATCCCTTCACATCAAACGGAACTCGACCTGCCACAGGCGGACGACATCCGGATTGGTGATACCGGACCTGTAATGAGAACCGCAGGTGAAAACACAGTCGAAGTCGTGCCGATGGCGTTCGGCTTCCCGCCGCCGGAAGGACGCAAGGGCGGACCGATCTTCAACTTCCGGAGCGAAAGGCGCAGCTTTGCCGAGAGCAGGCGATGCCTCACACCGGCGTCGGCCTTTTCGAATTTACCGGTGCAAAGTATCCGAAGGCCAAGCATCGGTTCACGCTGAACGACGCGCCTTTCATGGCGATTGCCGGAAGCCTCCACGTCGAGGAGGTCAGGTCAGGCAGCGATTGATGATCGACCGATTGACATTCCCGTCCGAAGAGGCAGCTTTCGCATATTTCGACAAGCTGCATCCGGTGCCCGCGGTCGACCTGGTCGGCCTTTGGAAGGGAAGCGAAATCTCGACAGGACATCCGTTCGATGGAGTGCTCGAGAATCTGGGATGGTATGGAAAGCGCTTCCGCGCCGACATGCGCGCCGACGCCCTGTTGTTCAAGAAGGATGGCAACCGTCTCGTGCCGATCGATCCGTCGCCGATTCCGCTTGGACTTGCCTTTCGCTTCCATCGACTGGGCCGTACCGAAGCTGCCAGGAATCTGTTCTCCCACCTGATCAAGCATCTGCGCGCGACCGGCCCAGTCGCCTCGTTGCGAATGACGCGCTTCCGCGGCGAGGTTGGTGCGGCGATGATCTATGACAGTAAGCCTGTTGCTGACTATTTCAGAAAGATCGACACCGACACATTGGTAGGAGTCATGAGTGTGCAGGGATACGACCGGCACTTCTTCTTCCAGCTTGAGCGTGTCAAAGTACCTGAGCCCTCGCGTCCGGAGGCCGCCTAGGTCGTCACAACCTGTGCTGCCTTAGCGCCGATGGCACCGCCGGGGCGTATAGGCGAACTCAATCACGATATGCACTGGTTGAAGCGACCCGGTGCCTATGCTGCTACTGGTCATCCTTTAAATCGGCACCACAGCCCAGAGCGATCGATGCTTATATGTGTGCTGGAGTCGGCGTGGAGCGACCTGCCCGGATGGCCAGTCCGCGCCAAACCTAGCCGTGAGGCCAGTTGGACGGCGTGGTGAAACAAACGAGATTCCTCAGATGGATTGAGGAGAAAGACCATGCCGAAAACCAGCCTTGCCGACTTCTCTCGAGAGATAGCCGGCCTTGTCACCGCCACCGCTCCGGGCATCGCCGCCGTCCATGCCAGCCGCCATAATTCTTCGAGCGCCGTCTATTGGCGTGAAGGATTGTTCGTGGCCGCGAGCGAGGCGATCGAGACCGAGGAAGGCATCACTTTGACTTTGCCGTCCGGCAACTCCGCGGCGGCTGAGTTCGTCGGGCGCGACCCAACGACCGGGATCACGGTGCTGAAATCGGAAGTGCCTGATGGCGCGCCGGCTCTGAAACCGGCCGGGCGGACGGAGGCAGGGAATCTTGTCGTCGCTGTCGGCCGGGGGGAAGCTTCTACGCTGGCCGGCTTCGGCATTGTCAGCGAGGCCGGACCCGCTTGGCGCAGCATGCGTGGCGGCCTGATCGACCGGCGCATCCGCCTTTCCGCGAGCATCGACCCGCGCGCCGAGGGCGGTGCGGCGATCGATGCCGAGGGTGGCTTCGTCGGACTCGTCCTGTTCGGCCCCCACCGGCGCGCTCTTGTCATTCCGGCCGAAACGGTTGACCGGGTTGCGGCAACGCTCGCCGAAAAGGGACATATGCCGCGCGGATATCTCGGAGCAGGGTTACACCGGGTGCATCAGGAGAAGGCGCGGGGCGCAATGGTGATGAGCCTCGAGGCGGGCGGTCCGGCGGAGAAGGCCGGGCTGGTCGTCGGCGACATCATCACATCCTGGAACGGCGAGACGGTGGAAGGCGTGCGGGACCTGATCCGCCAGATCGGTCCCGACAGTGTCGGCAAAACGGTGGCACTCGGAATATTGCGCGGTGGTGAGGCGCGAAACCTCGACGTCGTCGTCGGCGCACGCCCGCGCTCCTGAACGACAGTGAGGATGGATGGCTGAGCGCCCGCTGACAGTGATGATAGCCCTGTCCGATCCGGAGCAAACGGAGGAATTGGAACATGCTCTGGGGGAGCGCGGTCATGTGGTCGTAGCGACGTCTTTCGATCTCGAGCAGCCGGAGGCTTTCGATGTGGTTGTGACCGATGGCGAAGCTCTCGATGCAGCGACGCCGCATATCGTGCTTGGTACAGCAGCCTCGGGTGGCAACATCCATGCTGTCCTGCCGCATTCCGCGGATGCCGCGCTTATCGCTGCCGCGACGACGGTCGTCGCGGCAGGATATCGCCTGTCAGCCGTTGATGCTGGAGATGCAAACGAGACCGCTGATACGGAAGAGGCAGTGCTGCCGAGAGACGCGCCTCACAATCTTTCACTCAGCCCCCGCGAAATGGAAACGCTTGCGCTGCTTGCTGACGGCGCCTCGAATAAGGTGATCGCCCGCCAACTCAAAATCTCGGTGCATACCGCGAAATTCCACGTCGCTGCAGTGCTCGCCAAGCTTCATGCGCAGAACCGCGCCGACGCTGTGGCCATAGCGCTGAGGCAAGGGCTGCTTTACTTATAACGCTCAGCCAATAAGTGTGAAAACCGCGACGGCAGCACCAGGTGCCCTCGGGTCATAGGGGTCGCGCCGCTCAACTGCCCGGCAGCACGATCAACTCGCCCACCATCGACGGCTGGTGAGTCCCACACCGAAACTCGAACACACCCGCCTTATCAGCAGTGAAGGTTACGGTAGTGAGCTGGCCGCGCTTGACGGTGAAGTTGATATCGTAGCCGACGATCATGCTCGGATGCTCCGCGCCGTTGACACCAAGGATCTCGAGCATGACCTCGTCGCCCTGGTTGACGATAATCTGATTGGGCTCCCAGCGGTAGGTCGATACCTCCCACCGGCCCTCGGCATTGGGAGCTTCGAGTTCGTAGCCCTTACCTTCCGGTAGGGCGGCGCTCGGGAACGGCTCCTTGTCGACGGTCGTCCCGCCCTTGGCCTCAACCGCGACCATGGTGATAATGCGTCTCATGCTGGCCGCCTCCGCGGAACCGGTCAACCCTGCTGTAGTCAGCGCCGCAGCCAGAGCAAGCCGGACTGCCGCTCCGCCGGCCGCGATGCTATGCCTGAACATTTGAAATCTCCCTGGGTAAGTTTGGCACTCCTCCACGAGGGCTGTTCCACGAGGGCTGTGCCATCGCTCAGCCCTCGGGCTGAGCGTCGTACAAGGGAGACACGCGAACGCTCCCGATTATTCACTGTGCACGCCGAAAATTGGATTCGAACATAGCGGTGATGCAGGCCGCCGCGTCTAGCTTCTATATGTTGCGGCGACTGGCGCGCGCCTTGACTCTTGGCCTGTAAGAACTTCGACGGGTCAATGCGCTGTTATTGGGCTTGCATTCAAGACGACGATCGTCCTTCGACACTGGATTCACTGGTCGACATCGTACGAGGTGTCTTGGCGTTGGCACTCGACCGGAGCTCAGCCGAGATTTCCCTGCAGATACGCCAGACCTAGGTATGTCGGCTTTTACTCTTTGGCGCGTTGTTGGACTCTCGGCTGCTGCGTCCACCACATTTGACGCGGGGGTTCCCACACCTACATATTCGTTGGAGAGAGTGGAGGCGGAGGTCCACTTGGAGCGATCGTTTTTCCTCGCCAGACTCCTAGGACCGACATTCGTTGCGGTTGCGCTCGGCATGCTGGTCAACATCGGCATGTACGAGAGAATGATTGCGGAAGCGCTGCATTTTGGCGTCCTGTTCTATCTTTTCGGTTTACTGTCGCTTCTCGCTGGCCTCGCAATCGTCAATCTGCACAATCGATGGCAGATGGACTGGCGGGTGATCATCACGGTGTTGGGCTGGCTGATGACAATCGGTGGCATCATCCGCATCGTGTTGCCGCAGGTCGCAATCGCGGCAGGTTCGACCATTTATGGCGGCCGCGCATCGACCATCATCGTGGCGCTGTTAGTCGGTGCGCTGGGCGCTTTCTTGAGCCTCAAGGGTTACGTTCGACGTGCCTGACGGCACGGATTGCCAGTCCTTCACCGTGAAATCAAATCTCGAACACGAAGAGAACTGCGATCACAGCATCTGCAAAAAATCGCAGTGCGTCGTAGGGAGGCATCTCGAATGAGAAGCGAATATTCCGATTTCTTCGAACTTGGCGGCACGAACTGGATCAACACCGCACATCAGGGCGCGCTCCCCTTGTGTGGCCCCTACGGCACGGGATTTTGTTGGCTGTCGCCGGGCATGTTTCGGCCGTCGCAGAGCCCGGCGATGGCAGACACGCTGCAAGCACTGCCAAGGTCTTGAAAGGGCTCAATCGGGCCTTTCGTTGTGCGTGTCGTCAATGACTGCAACGGGCCGAATCGAGCCATGCGCCGGCCGGCCTGCTGATGACAGCTTTTGGTGCACAGCGGAAGAATTTGCCTCTGACAAATTGGGTCCCCAGCCAGGTTTCATGCGATCGTAGATTGCGACATCGGCGTAGCGCGAAGCTGCGGCTACCCGCGCTGGAAACGCTAGCATGTAGCTGTAAAACCTGCAGAATTTTTGGAGACGATCGTCAGATCAGAATGAGGCGCTACATGCGTAAATTGTGCCTGCCTAGGGACCTTGGATTCTCACATGATTTCAATGGCTTATCGAAATCGCCTTGAAATTGCCTCTGTTTTTCCGATCGCGGGCGACCGTGGATGCCACCTTTGTGCCCTGGCTTTGGGCCGCAGTCAACATAAGGGTTGAGCGGCAATAATTTCCGCTTTTCGCAAATGCAGCCTCTGCATAAACGCTGCTCGCCTTGGGTGGAGGCTGTGTGAAAACACCCGCGCATGATAGCCTACCTCGAGTTGAGCGGGAGATTCGGCATGGCGGGTTTCATCGAGGGGAAGGACCGCCGAGAACAGTCGTTCTTGCCGGAATGCCTCGATGACTATGTCGCCGAAGACAACCCAGTCCGCGTTGTCGATGTCTTCATTGACGAACTGGACTGGAGCGGATTGGGCTTTGCAGCGCCAGCGGCGACAGGGCGGCCGGGCTATAACCCCGCGACGATGCTGAAGCTCTACCTCTATGGCTACCTCAACCAGGTGCAGTCGAGCCGACGACTGGAGCGCGAGGCGGGCCGCAACATCGAGCTGATGTGGCTGACGGGCAAGCTGGCTCCCGACTTCAAGACGATCGCTGATTTCCGGCGTGATAACGGTGAGGCGATCCGCGCCATCTGCCGCCAGTTCGTCGTGCTCTGCCGGCAGATCGGCCTCCTTGCCGGTGGCACAGTTGCGGTGGACGGCAGTCGCTTCAAGGCCGTGAACACGCGCGATAAGAACTTTACGTCCGGCGCGATCCGCCGCCGCATGGAGCAGATCGATGCCAGCATCGAGCGCTACCTGGCCCTGCTTGACACGGCCGATCGTCAGGAGGACGAGGTGGCGGAGATGCG includes:
- a CDS encoding helix-turn-helix transcriptional regulator, yielding MAERPLTVMIALSDPEQTEELEHALGERGHVVVATSFDLEQPEAFDVVVTDGEALDAATPHIVLGTAASGGNIHAVLPHSADAALIAAATTVVAAGYRLSAVDAGDANETADTEEAVLPRDAPHNLSLSPREMETLALLADGASNKVIARQLKISVHTAKFHVAAVLAKLHAQNRADAVAIALRQGLLYL
- a CDS encoding S1C family serine protease — protein: MPKTSLADFSREIAGLVTATAPGIAAVHASRHNSSSAVYWREGLFVAASEAIETEEGITLTLPSGNSAAAEFVGRDPTTGITVLKSEVPDGAPALKPAGRTEAGNLVVAVGRGEASTLAGFGIVSEAGPAWRSMRGGLIDRRIRLSASIDPRAEGGAAIDAEGGFVGLVLFGPHRRALVIPAETVDRVAATLAEKGHMPRGYLGAGLHRVHQEKARGAMVMSLEAGGPAEKAGLVVGDIITSWNGETVEGVRDLIRQIGPDSVGKTVALGILRGGEARNLDVVVGARPRS
- a CDS encoding cupredoxin domain-containing protein, with protein sequence MFRHSIAAGGAAVRLALAAALTTAGLTGSAEAASMRRIITMVAVEAKGGTTVDKEPFPSAALPEGKGYELEAPNAEGRWEVSTYRWEPNQIIVNQGDEVMLEILGVNGAEHPSMIVGYDINFTVKRGQLTTVTFTADKAGVFEFRCGTHQPSMVGELIVLPGS
- a CDS encoding DUF4334 domain-containing protein; protein product: MIDRLTFPSEEAAFAYFDKLHPVPAVDLVGLWKGSEISTGHPFDGVLENLGWYGKRFRADMRADALLFKKDGNRLVPIDPSPIPLGLAFRFHRLGRTEAARNLFSHLIKHLRATGPVASLRMTRFRGEVGAAMIYDSKPVADYFRKIDTDTLVGVMSVQGYDRHFFFQLERVKVPEPSRPEAA